A genomic region of Gammaproteobacteria bacterium contains the following coding sequences:
- a CDS encoding acetoacetate decarboxylase encodes MNREQILKTPSMPAASPSYPAGPYRFINREYLIVAYQSDPEAIRAAVPEPLAPDGSQTVLYEFIRMPDSSGFGDYTESGIVIPCTFKGMPVNFTAQMYLDCEPPIAGGREIWGFPKKHAQPKLTVASDTLTGTLEYAGQMVAMATMGYKHENLLDGHEQALAEKMGKTQINLKIIPDVDGKPAIAQLIAYNLSDVQIKGGWGGPARLHLVPHVNAPVADLPVRRVLGGTHLIADLTLPYGRVLHDYLLPAKIQGVSAMEVGNTLEISRAK; translated from the coding sequence ATGAACCGCGAACAAATACTGAAAACCCCCTCCATGCCGGCGGCCAGCCCCAGTTATCCCGCCGGCCCCTACCGCTTCATCAACCGGGAATACCTGATCGTGGCTTATCAATCCGATCCAGAGGCGATCCGCGCGGCGGTGCCCGAACCCCTGGCGCCGGATGGCAGTCAGACCGTGCTTTATGAGTTCATCCGCATGCCGGACAGTTCAGGGTTCGGCGATTACACGGAATCCGGCATCGTCATCCCCTGCACCTTCAAGGGCATGCCGGTGAACTTCACCGCGCAGATGTACCTGGACTGCGAACCGCCGATCGCAGGGGGACGCGAAATCTGGGGGTTTCCGAAAAAACACGCCCAGCCGAAACTCACGGTGGCAAGCGACACCCTGACCGGCACGCTCGAATACGCCGGCCAGATGGTGGCAATGGCCACCATGGGGTACAAGCACGAAAACCTGCTGGACGGCCATGAACAAGCCCTGGCGGAGAAGATGGGCAAAACACAAATCAATCTCAAGATTATTCCAGACGTCGACGGCAAACCCGCCATCGCGCAACTGATCGCCTACAACCTGTCTGATGTGCAAATCAAGGGCGGTTGGGGCGGTCCGGCAAGATTGCATCTGGTGCCGCACGTCAACGCTCCGGTGGCCGATCTGCCGGTCAGACGGGTGTTGGGAGGGACGCATTTGATCGCCGATCTGACCCTGCCCTATGGCCGTGTGCTGCACGATTACCTGTTGCCGGCAAAAATTCAGGGGGTGTCCGCCATGGAAGTGGGAAATACACTGGAGATTTCCCGTGCGAAATAA